The following are encoded in a window of Solibacillus sp. FSL R7-0668 genomic DNA:
- a CDS encoding response regulator transcription factor, with amino-acid sequence MRKILLVDDDEAILNLLATYFKQWHYETIMASNGGEALDLMDETVDIAVVDVMMPVLNGFELTKRLKEDWEIPVLLLTARGQLQDKREGFSAGADDYIVKPFESEELLFRVQAILRRYDKLTIAKLEIGDLTLNRAQFEVAKGHISIVLPNKEFELLELLCSRSRVYERAHIMELVWGGYCE; translated from the coding sequence ATGAGAAAGATTTTATTAGTCGATGATGATGAAGCAATATTAAATTTATTGGCGACATATTTTAAGCAATGGCATTATGAAACAATTATGGCGAGCAACGGGGGAGAGGCACTGGATTTGATGGACGAAACGGTGGATATTGCTGTTGTTGATGTGATGATGCCAGTTTTAAACGGCTTTGAATTGACGAAGCGTTTAAAGGAAGATTGGGAAATACCGGTGCTACTGCTTACCGCGCGAGGCCAATTACAGGATAAGCGGGAAGGGTTTTCGGCAGGTGCGGATGATTACATTGTCAAGCCATTTGAATCCGAGGAACTGCTTTTTCGGGTGCAGGCGATTTTGCGACGTTACGATAAATTAACGATTGCCAAGTTAGAAATAGGTGATTTAACATTAAATCGAGCACAGTTTGAGGTTGCCAAAGGACATATTTCCATTGTGCTGCCGAATAAAGAATTTGAGCTGCTAGAGCTTTTATGTAGCCGAAGCCGTGTATATGAACGCGCCCATATTATGGAGCTTGTATGGGGGGGATATTGTGAGTGA
- the hmpA gene encoding NO-inducible flavohemoprotein codes for MLDKHTIDVIKSTVPVLEVHGVAITKTFYSNLFKDNPGLLNIFNHTNQSQGRQQTALANTVYAAAKHIDNLEPIVPVVVQIAHKHVSLGVLPEHYPIVGKYLLAAIKEVLGDAATDEIIEAWGKAYGVIADIFISVEEDLYKAAENSGGWRAFKQFKIARTEEESDEVTSFYFVPVDGSKVPAYKAGQYVSLRVTVPGEEYMLNRQYTLSQPSNAQEFRISVKRENADHVKGKVSNFLHDAAVGTIVDISNPAGVFIYEPTQAPVLFISGGIGVTPLNAMFQSIDHKENVAFIQCARNEKVLAFHEDIQNKMNALNGPTGLKKLFSAFKKDSNAHHKVLYSDNNEFINANVLRPTLAKDTQVYLCGPVPFLEASINALHECNIPDSQIHFEFFGPAMQLNTK; via the coding sequence ATGTTAGACAAACATACAATCGACGTTATTAAATCAACAGTACCCGTTTTAGAAGTACACGGCGTAGCCATTACCAAAACTTTTTATAGTAATTTATTTAAAGACAATCCGGGTTTATTAAATATTTTCAACCATACAAACCAATCACAAGGTCGTCAACAAACGGCATTAGCCAATACGGTATATGCCGCTGCCAAACATATCGACAACTTAGAGCCAATCGTTCCTGTTGTTGTACAAATTGCACATAAGCATGTAAGTCTGGGCGTTTTACCAGAGCATTACCCAATCGTTGGGAAATATTTACTTGCAGCAATTAAAGAAGTATTAGGCGATGCCGCAACAGATGAAATTATCGAGGCATGGGGCAAAGCATACGGGGTGATTGCGGACATCTTCATTTCTGTTGAAGAGGATTTATACAAGGCAGCTGAGAATAGTGGCGGCTGGCGTGCATTTAAGCAATTCAAAATAGCGCGCACAGAAGAAGAAAGTGATGAAGTAACATCCTTCTACTTTGTACCTGTGGACGGCTCAAAAGTACCAGCGTATAAGGCGGGGCAATATGTATCGCTCCGTGTAACAGTACCTGGTGAAGAATACATGCTAAATCGCCAATATACATTATCTCAACCAAGCAATGCACAGGAATTCCGTATTTCTGTCAAGCGTGAAAATGCTGATCATGTAAAGGGGAAAGTATCCAACTTCCTACATGACGCCGCTGTTGGCACGATTGTTGATATCAGTAATCCAGCAGGTGTTTTCATTTACGAGCCGACACAAGCACCTGTGTTATTCATAAGTGGCGGGATTGGTGTAACGCCTTTAAACGCAATGTTCCAATCAATCGACCACAAGGAAAATGTAGCATTCATCCAATGTGCTCGTAACGAAAAGGTTTTGGCATTCCACGAGGATATCCAAAACAAAATGAACGCATTAAATGGTCCAACTGGCTTAAAGAAACTATTTAGCGCATTCAAAAAAGACAGTAACGCACATCATAAAGTATTATACTCAGATAACAATGAGTTCATTAATGCTAATGTATTACGTCCGACTTTAGCAAAGGATACACAAGTCTATCTGTGCGGACCTGTGCCATTTTTAGAAGCATCGATTAACGCATTACATGAATGCAACATACCTGACAGCCAAATTCACTTTGAATTCTTCGGCCCAGCGATGCAATTGAATACAAAATAA